GGGCGGTCCCATGCGGTTGAAGAAGACCGAGTAGACGCGGAGCAGATCGAGCTTCTCGGTGTAGCTGAGTTCGTCCCAGGACTGGGCCACACGGTCGAGGGCGTTCTGAATCCGCTGCTTCAAGAGCATATCGACCGGAGGATCGGTCGGGCGCCGGTGGAAGGGATCAGGAGCGGAGACCCGGACGAGGGCGAGCAGGGCATTCGTCGCGGCTCGGGGGTTTTCTTCGGCCAGGGCACGCTCGGACCAGGCGCCGGCATTCTGGAATTCGAGCGCCGCCCGGGCGGCAAAGCGAACGAAACGATCCTCGTGGCCGAGGTTTTCCCAGGCGAGGTCGATGGCGGCCGGATCTTGCTGGCCGAGGAAACCTTCGAGCTGCCGACGCAAGGCGCGGAGTTCGGTGCCGGAATCGTCGGCAACCGCGGCGGGAGCGGTCGATTCGTCCCCGTCGTAGGTCACCCGGTAAAGGCCGGAGGTGGTCCGACGGCCGCCGACGGCGAAGTACATCGCGCCGTCCCTGGGATTAATGACCAGGTCGGTGAGGGCCAAGGGGGTGCCGGTGATGAATTCCTCGGCGGTGCCGGTGTAGGAGGAACCGTCGGGTTCGAGGTGCACGGCGTAGAGCTTGCCGTAGCTCCAGTCACAGATGTAGAGGGCGTTTTGATACTTCTGGGGGAACTTCGCGCCGTAGCCGAAGGCAATGCCGGTGGGAGAGCCGGGGCCGATGTCAACCGCGGCAGGCAGGCTATCGAGGTAGTAGGACGGCCACTTGCCGGTGCCGTTGCGCCAGCCGTAATCGGAACCGCTGACGGCATGATTGACGCGGGTGGGGCGATACCAGGGGGTGTTGATATCCCACTCCATGTCGGCGTCGTAGGTGAACAATTCTCCCTGGCGGTTAAAGGCGATGTCGTAGGGGTTGCGGTAGCCGACGGAGATCAGCTCCCAGGTTTCGCCCTCGGGATCGACCTTGTAGATCGCTCCTCCAGGGCCGAGGACGTTGGCCATGAAGCCGTTACCGTCAGGCATCCGGGGCAGGAGATGATCTTCTCCCCAGATGGGGGGAACGCGGGTCGCTTGAAAGTCGGTCAACTGGGTGCCGTTGCCGCAGACGACGAAGAGGGCGTCACCCTCGGGGCTGGGGATGATGGCGTGGGGGCCGTGCTCACCGCCTCCCTGGAGTGGGCGAAGCTGCTTGACCGTGTCGAGATCGCCGTCGCCGTTGGTGTCCTGGACCCGATAGAAGCCGCTCTCGTACTGGCCCCCTCGGTTCACCATGACATAGAGGCTATCGAAGGCCCAAAGCAAGCCTTGAGCTTCACCGATGTTCACGTCGATCGGCTCGACGACGACGTCGCCCGCTTCGTCGATCGGGGGAACGGTGACGCGAAAGAGTTTGCCGTACTGGTCGGAGACGATGAGGCGCCCCTCAGGATCGACGGCCATCGAGACCCACGAGCCCTGCGTCTCGGCCGGGACGGAGTGAAGCAGCTCGACCTTGAAGCCATCGGCGACCTTGAGCAGATCGGCGTCGGTCGCCTGTTGGCCGGGAGGGGGCGTCTGGACCTTGCGGCGGGCCTTTTTCCGCGCGGGAGCGGCGGCGGTTTCCGTGTTCTCGAATCGACGGAGCTGAATGTCTTTGAACTGGACGGTCATGGGAGGACCGGCGTGTACCTGAAGGGCGAGGATCCCCTCCAACTCACGTTCTGCCTCCTGATTGTCGGTGATTTCGGCGACGGTCTTCCCGTTGAGCTTGTGGACAAGTTTGTTGCCTCGGGCGATGATGGTCAGTTCGTTCCAGTCGCTCAGGTCGAGTTCGGGACGTTCTGATTCGGTCTGCCCCTCGACCTTCTTTTCCCCGTCGGCGGTGACGACGACGCGCTGGCCGCTCTGCGCCACGATGCCACGACCGCGCTCGTCGTAGAGCATGCCGTTGTAGGCGGGGGAGGGATGGATGTCGGCCTGGTAGCCACCGACGACGAAGTCTCCGGCGTCGGGAAACCGACGGCTCCGATACTGGATACCGGAGTTATTGTCGCCCATCAGGCGGAAGGTGGCTCGCAGCTCGAAATCCCGGACAGGTTCGCCGCGATGAATCAAGAATTGATTGGATTTGAGCGGTGATTCGGCGGAGGTTCGGCCCGTCAAGAGCCCGTCCTCGACGGACCAGAGGTCCGGGTTTCCCTCCCAGCCGGAGAGGTCTTTGCCATTGAACAGGGATTCAAACCCGCCCTCGTCCTGGGGTATTACGCCTGCTCCTCCGAGGAGGAGCGTCAGAACGACGGCGGCCGACGCGCCGAGCAGGGCGGTCGGTCGGGAAAACGGTCGGGACATCGCACGATCCTCGCGCAGAGCGGTGGGTACGGAGACTTGGCCCGGACGATCGCCGGAGGGAAACGCTCGACTCCGGAGCGCTCGCGGGCGAGGTCGGCGCGGGGGTCGAAGCAGGTCCGATCCGGAGACTCGAACGAAAACGACGGGCGTCACGGGCCGATCGCGGCATTGCCCGGCCGCGATGCTCCTTGGTCCCATCGTCTCGCACGAATCGCCTTCGCACAAGGCATGAGTGCCTTGCGGACAGACAGAGTTGGCGACGGAACCGGGGAGATCGTTGGCGAGTCGCCCCTCCAGGCGGTCGATGCAACTCCAAGTCAGGCCGATCGATTACAGCTCACCGTCGAGCCCGAGGCGGTGGTAATAATGCTCAACATTGGCTTGATTCTCAAGCAACCAGTCGATGGAGGGCTCGTGCCGCATGGCCTTACGGATGACCTTGGCCGTTGCCTCACGGTGGATGCGGAAGAGCGCTTCGTGATCGAGCGATTCCACCTCGACGACGCTCGGATCGAGCCAGACGGAGTAAATGATGCCGAGATCGTTGACCTTGTCTTTCGGCAGGTCACCGGCGCGAACGGCATCGAGCACGCCATTGGCGACAGCCGCCTGAACCGTTCCCATCAGGATGTTGGTGTACCGAGCGTTGTTGACCGTGACCTTGCTGACCATCACCGTCACGGGTCGGACCTGGACATCGCTGTTCAGGATGGCAAAGACCTTGGTGTGCCCCTTCACCTGGTCGCCGATCAGGTTTGCCAAAGCGTGGCCGACGGGGCCATCCAGCTCGCCGATCACCACCTCGGGCTCAGCGGCCAGATGGTCCTCATCCCCTTCAACTAGGGCCTCGCCAGTTCGCAAGATGATGCGGTCGCTCATGGGATCAGGCTCCGAACATCACAAAAAAAGCCCGGCGAAGTTCGCCGGGCTTCACGAATCGAAAAAAAGTACCGAAGGTGGGACTCGAACCCACACGGGTTTTACCCCACCGGATTTTGAGTCCGGCGCGTCTGCCATTCCGCCACTTCGGCAAGGATGATGAGAAGCACGTCGGGCGGTCGCCCCGGCTTCAGTTTCCAAGAGAATACTAACACACCAACCAAGGAATCGGTAGAGGGAGATTCCGAGGGATTCCCGAAAATGAAGGCGGGGGAGTCGAGTTGACCTTGCAGGGCGATGAAGGTGACAATGCCGACTCTCTGGTGCGATTGAACGATCCTCTGACCCACCCAAGCGCCGAGCGCAAAAAATAAAGAGCCCGCACGCGATGAATCAGCAGGAACTCATCAAGCAACTCCGAGACGACAATAAGACCAAGATCGTCATGCTGATTGCCGACGGTCTGGGAGGATTGCCCATTGAGCCGGGCGGGCCGACGGAGCTGGAGGAGGCGAATACGCCGAACCTGGATCGACTGGCCAGCGAGGGGACGGTTGGCTTGAGCATTCCGGTGGCTCACGGGATTGCGCCGGGCTCGGGACCGGGACACCTGGGGCTCTTTGGGTTCGATCCACTCGAGTATCAGATCGGTCGAGGGGTGCTGGAAGCGCTCGGAATCGGGGTGGAAGTGGGCCCGCAGGATGTGGCGATCCGGGGGAACTTCTGCACGATCGACGCCGAAGGGCGCGTGACCGACCGCCGCGCGGGCCGGATTCCGACGGAAATCGGCGAGAAACTGGT
The Tautonia marina DNA segment above includes these coding regions:
- a CDS encoding family 16 glycoside hydrolase, which encodes MSRPFSRPTALLGASAAVVLTLLLGGAGVIPQDEGGFESLFNGKDLSGWEGNPDLWSVEDGLLTGRTSAESPLKSNQFLIHRGEPVRDFELRATFRLMGDNNSGIQYRSRRFPDAGDFVVGGYQADIHPSPAYNGMLYDERGRGIVAQSGQRVVVTADGEKKVEGQTESERPELDLSDWNELTIIARGNKLVHKLNGKTVAEITDNQEAERELEGILALQVHAGPPMTVQFKDIQLRRFENTETAAAPARKKARRKVQTPPPGQQATDADLLKVADGFKVELLHSVPAETQGSWVSMAVDPEGRLIVSDQYGKLFRVTVPPIDEAGDVVVEPIDVNIGEAQGLLWAFDSLYVMVNRGGQYESGFYRVQDTNGDGDLDTVKQLRPLQGGGEHGPHAIIPSPEGDALFVVCGNGTQLTDFQATRVPPIWGEDHLLPRMPDGNGFMANVLGPGGAIYKVDPEGETWELISVGYRNPYDIAFNRQGELFTYDADMEWDINTPWYRPTRVNHAVSGSDYGWRNGTGKWPSYYLDSLPAAVDIGPGSPTGIAFGYGAKFPQKYQNALYICDWSYGKLYAVHLEPDGSSYTGTAEEFITGTPLALTDLVINPRDGAMYFAVGGRRTTSGLYRVTYDGDESTAPAAVADDSGTELRALRRQLEGFLGQQDPAAIDLAWENLGHEDRFVRFAARAALEFQNAGAWSERALAEENPRAATNALLALVRVSAPDPFHRRPTDPPVDMLLKQRIQNALDRVAQSWDELSYTEKLDLLRVYSVFFNRMGPPDDRTRAELIARFDAVYPSSGVELNTDLGRLLVYLQSPTAAAKTVALLEAAPTQEEQIDYAMMLRKLQPGWTPELRERYFRWFLKAANYRGGSSFANFVRNIKNEAVEALTEDERVALQPIIEAQPEPAEIAAVQRPFVKEWTLEELTGLIEDGLGGGRDYDRGRRLFAETSCFSCHRYAGEGGAVGPDLTGIAGRFSPRDLLESILVPSKEVSDQYSAVMIATDDGRVVTGRIVNLNADNLMIMTNMLEPNALEGVARSRIEEMQPSPVSMMPEGLLNTLEEDEILDLLAYLLSRGDREAEMFD
- the fae gene encoding formaldehyde-activating enzyme — encoded protein: MSDRIILRTGEALVEGDEDHLAAEPEVVIGELDGPVGHALANLIGDQVKGHTKVFAILNSDVQVRPVTVMVSKVTVNNARYTNILMGTVQAAVANGVLDAVRAGDLPKDKVNDLGIIYSVWLDPSVVEVESLDHEALFRIHREATAKVIRKAMRHEPSIDWLLENQANVEHYYHRLGLDGEL